The Oryza brachyantha chromosome 6, ObraRS2, whole genome shotgun sequence region ATCAAAGAAGATGCAGGCGGTGAAGGAGAAGGTGAgcgcggcgaaggcgaagggCAAGGTGAGCAGGGCCAAGGCGGAGGAGAAGGCCGAGGCGAGGTCGCGCGCCAAGGCCAAGGTGGACCTCCACCAGGAGAAGGCCCTCCACCGCGAGGAGGCCATCCACCGCAGGCTCCACGAccaccacgccggcgccggcgccggggacgacgaccacgacgcATCCTCCTCACACCTACTACTGATCGATTAAACATGCACGCACGCGGTGCTAATCGTAGCCGTTTAATTAATTCCACTAATCAATCTGTACtactacttatatatatacataataagGATCTCGATCAGTGATCGAGTGCTAGCtctctgtctgtctgtctgtcttTGACAAATATTATCCTTGACATCGATCGGCCGTTGTttgccatcgatcgatcagagcTGCATGGGCAGATGTATGCCACTACTACTATATACAGACAGTAATTAAACTTTGTTGTTTTTCAGTAATGCAAAAGCCtcattttttatgcttatttgGTATCGTTTGCAATTACGGaactttcatatatgtttCCCAACACGCAATTAATGATTAGTGAAGGACTGAAGTCGTGTTTCTTCCCTGAAAAACATCAGGTATAGATCCACAAAGCTtcttaaattataatttgataaatatttagataagagtatgaaaaatagaggatgaagtctacaaattgagctccaacagaacggccatcttatcatctatttttagatgtcatccatattagaagagagaaccttcatgtttctccatcctctaaagaaatataaaggatgtcatatatgaatgatctatGCTCAGTGACACAGTCCTCAACCGATGATTTCGATTCGGTGATGATATATACAGTGCCGTGGAAAACAGAATACGGATATCGGACACAGAGGATGTtgctaagagcatcccaaACAGCTCATCTACCCCATCCTCtattctgaaaatagaggatgaagactacaaattgagctccaacagagcggtcatcctatcatctatttttagattttatccatattaggagagagaaccttcatgtttctccatcctctaaagaaatatagagaatgtcatatatgaatgatccagtggagtacaaagagatatgagtataaagagatacgaaggatgaaactagtttacatgatcatccaaataaagatagagttttactctcatcctCCCTTttgtacctcgcggtaccaaatcgtttctgatcgttggatccaatagtgcacatcctacttggctagatccaatggtgaaaatgatttggtatctcgaggtaccggtacctcgaggtataaaaggaaggatgagagtaaaactcaTAAAGATATggttgaccaaatttagatgagttgttgggatgctctaagcaaTTATTGGAACGATTACTCAGAATTATGCATTGATATTTGTTTTCAACATATTTAAATGTCGAAGATTATATAAAATGGTCAAATGGATGTATTtgtactattattattttgagcAACCATGACACCCAATATGTGTAATAAGTTtagcttttttatataagatatataaaatctGTAATAAACATATAGaagataaatataagcataattagCTCCAGTAATACAGATGACAGCAAAATTAAATGAATTGTCATGAATAGGCTAGCTATGGTGGGGTGAAAATTCATAATTATACATATTACGAGAATAGTTGAACAGAGAAACAAGTGATTAATCaccaaatacaaaaatataacatcCATAAACGTAAGATGACAACAATATCGCTGCTACGCGACACTTTTTGTACACTTGCCCAATAAACAACTGGCTTAACGGCCTAAGTCGACTATTTATCATAACACTAACAATATAATAATCTAACCCTATGAAAACCAATAAATATGAAGTCCTATATTTAGTTATCACAACAGAGGAACCATTAGCCTCCAGCAGGCCAGGTTGAGGCCAAGAACTTCACATGTGTTTCGACAAACAAACGCCTCGAGTAGCGGATGCTTTGGTGAATGGATGCTTTGGCACGTACGTAACTCAGCCATGGAAGGGAGGAGAATTGTATAGGAACCGCATCCTCCGGAGAGGAACCATCAAGGGGCTGTTTGGTTGTCTGTACCATCCTAGCTCGTATGAGATATACAGAAAAACAGGTGTTTGGTTACCTGTACAGAGGGTCAGAGCCAGGCTAGACTCATGCAAATTACAGCCCGTGGCCAGGCTGAGGAGAAACGCTCGGGTCGAGCTTCTCGTCTCGGCCTAGCCCGGACGATGCATCCAGCCTGCACCCGCAAGTGCAAAGCCTGCACCCGCAAATGCAACGAAGCCCGAGGGGGGGGGTCAATCTGCCCCCGTCTCATTTTTCCACAGCACCCCCACCACCTAGGGTTGGGCATCCCAACCCCATccaccgctgctgccgcctccaGGAGAGTGCACGACGCCGCCACACCAGAACTCCGCCACGCGGCTCGACTGGGAGGCCGCCGCCTTGACCCTTCTCCCGACGCGCCTCGTCGgacctcctcccgccgccgcctgtggGTCGAccgggacgccgccgcctcgacccTCATCCGAACGCGCCTCGTCGGTCCTCCTCCCACCGGCGTCCCCTCGAACCTCCTcccaccggcgccgcctcgaAGCTCCGCCCGCCAGTGTGGGATCCAGCCTACCCCCGCGCCGGCTGTGAGTCGGACGAACACCGCCGTTGCCTCCAACCTCGTCCCACCGCTGCCTGCGGATCGTCCCGCCGCTCGCGACTGCAGCTCGGCCGAGGCACCGCCGCCACGAAGCTGCTCCTGCCGGTGCCTCCTCCGAGCTCCAGCGACTCGGTCAGCCGTCGTCGCTACCTACTGGTATTAATGTCTTGTATTATTGGCGTATTCAATTGGTTTAATTCCGTTCATACTTTTTCATTTGTACTTAGGTGATTTTGTTGCATGTTCATCTGAATGGAGCATTGCTCATGTTATTGctctatataaaattcataGAGGCAGAACCATGTATGCataaatcttatatttctttaaaTTCCAACAAAGTCCAGTGCTACGCATGTGCTTTGTTCCGTGTCATATGGTTCCATTTAGTTACCTACTTCATTTCATAATTAGGAAACAAGCATACggaattacaaaacaaaatatggtgTAGGCACATGCATGTCATTTCATATGTGTCGTATGGTTGGAGTTGCTACATACAAGTTATTGACTATGCtttcataaattttggtaattgCATAGATGGAAGAACTATGGCGTATACGTCAGATCCTAATGGCAAAAGCTGATGGTTTAGTAGCTACAATGTGTGCTTACATGATTTTTATTGTGAGGAGAGCTAGACAACGCAGTCATAGGATTACATATAGACCATTGATGGAGAGGGACTTAGCTAGAAAGAACAATCTCTGTTTCATCTATGAATCAAATGATACAAATTGTCTTAATCAACTTAGAATGAGGAGAGCACCTTTCTTTCGATTGTGTAACTTGTTACGCCAAAGAGAATTGTTACGGGACACTATTCATAGCTCGATCGAGGAACAAGTTGCCATGTTCCTTCTAGTTGTAGGCCACAATTTTAGATTTAGGGCGTTACAACCTATTTTTAGGAGGTCAACTGAGACAATAAGTAGGCACTTTGGGGAGGTCCTCTATGCTATCAGTGAGCTAAGAAGTGAGATGATCAAACCACCGTCAACAGATATTCATCCTAAAATTCAGGGGAACCGAAGATTCAACCCTTATTTTAaggtaacaaaattattttgctaAAATAAGTTGCTATTTTATTAACCAATTACCCTAACCTTTCTCTTGGTAATTAGGATTGCATTGGTGCACTAGATGGAACCCATGTGCTCGCTCGGGTTCCATCTACAATGGCACCAGCCTTTAGGGGTAGGAAAGGTGTTACTACCCAAAATGTTCTGGCTGCAGTGGACTTTGATcttaaatttacatatatacttgCTGGTTGGGAAGGGTCTGCACATGATGCTCTCATACTTACAGATGCCTTGGAGAGGCCAGATGGTATTAGAGTCCCCGCAGGTAATAGATCACTAATGATATGGgtgaaacaatatttttttaaacttttgatGATAACTAGAGCCATGATTGTTATGTGTTAGGCAAATACTACCTTGTTGACGTTGCCTACGCTGCTAGACCTGGTTTTCTTCCTCCATACCGCGGATGTCGATACCACTTGAGAGAGTACGCGGGGGGCCTCAATCCTCGTGACAAAAGAGAGTTGTTCAATTTAAGACACTCCTCTCTTAGAGTCACAGTCGAGCGAGCATTTGGTGCCTTCAAAAACCGTTTCAAGATTGTCTACAACAAGCCTTTCCATCCATACAAAACCCAAGTGAAGTTGGTCCTTGCTTGTTGCATACTTCATAATTGGATACTTCAATATGGCAATGACGAATTTGTACCACTAGAAGAtggatggaatccaagtgacGACGAGGAAGACTATCCCGATGAACTAGACCAAGATAATAGGAGTATGGTCCAGATTAGGGATGATTTGGCTTCAGATATGTGGGACAACCGGGGTTCATCTAGGGTGTAGATTGGAGTTTGATATGTATTGTTCTATGTTGTATTGCATTAATGTGGGTTTTGGTCTATTCCCCCTTGTACTGTACTGTGctcaatttgtgtagttttctatTGTATTACATGAATTTGTTTGTCCTCTAATTTTAAGTTCACTGTAGTGTGCATTCTGATTAACACATGTATGTTCATTCACTTGCACTAATTAACTAACACATTACCTATTTAATTTACACATGTATGTTCATTCGATGGGTACTCTAACTATTTATTTGTGTACTACCTTAAGTGAAATCCGAGGATGGCTGATTTAGATGAGGTCGGTGGAGGGGCTGCTGGACAAGGGGTTAGAGGAGCCTTGCGCTGGACAGCCCACATGTCATCTTTAATGTTAAAGAAAATGGTTGAACTTATAGCACAAGGCGTCAAGACTGACAAAGGTTTCAAGGAAGTCCACTTGAACCAAGTTGCTCGAACTTTGAGTGATCACTACGGAATTGAAATTAGTGGAACCCAAGTATACAACCATCTTCGCAAATGGCGTTCAAGGTGGGTGCGTATCTCTAGGCTGAAAGACCTTAGTGGGGCTCTATGGGATGATCAAAACAACATGATTGTCCTAGAAGAGGAGCACTACATGGGCCATGCCAAGGTTTGTCAAtagaaatctaaatttaatttagttgTACTGTTAGTAAGAGATAAATTGACATACATTGttgtttttctcattttgTAGGATCATCCGAAGGATGTGGAGTTCCTCAATGTTCCCCTAGAGAACTATGTTCAGATGTCAATTATTTTTGGCAATGGACAAGCAACAGGAAGATTCGCTATGGGCTCTAATGAGCCTCTTGGTGCTCCTGCTGATGGTGCTGACAGTGGACTTGGACAGCTCGATGGGGATGCAGAGGGGGTTAATGAGGTTCCTGCTAGAGGTGGGAGTGTTGCTGGAGGCGACAACTCTAATGCCCCTCATTTTAATGATAATGTTGGTGCGTCATCCTCATCtgggaagagaaaaagaaccCCCATTATTACCGAAGAAGAAGGAGCTCTTCTAACTAACATGACAAGTGCTTTGCATGATGTGGCTTCGGCTATTCGATCCACTGCTCACACTGAAGTGCACCCTGATCTGTACCAAGCAGTGATGGATCTTCCTGGTTTTAGTGAGGACCAGTTAGATCTTGCTCTAGCTCATCTTTGCGCTAACAAATCTAGTAgccttatatatattcagaaaAATGAGGAACGGCGTGCTCGTTGGGTTTCAAAGTTTCTAGCAGATCATCATCCTGATTGCATCTAGTCATTGCCTAGTTGAAATGCAACGGTGGTAGTGGCTAGTGGGACATCCGAATAAGTTCACTTTTTTATGTTGTAAGTGAACACCACGTTATTTTGTGTTGGGTGCTACTAGAGACCAAATAagcttttttacttgtaaacaccatttattttgtattgggATTGCACATGAGTTCATACTGGACACCATATGCTATTTTGCTGGATCgaataaaattgttttggtTAACTAGTGCTCTTGTCTATTTTCAGCTTGTCTTTTGTACTGGATTGAGATGGTGGATTATTTGTGTTAACAAATTAACAACAGTGGTGCTGTACTATTTACCTGAATGCTTGTGTTTTTGTTATGTAACAACCGATTAGCTAACTGATGATCCTAGTTATTGAAGATTGTGTGGATTAAGCATTTGTTGTCCCTTTCA contains the following coding sequences:
- the LOC121054802 gene encoding uncharacterized protein LOC121054802; this translates as MSSLMLKKMVELIAQGVKTDKGFKEVHLNQVARTLSDHYGIEISGTQVYNHLRKWRSRWVRISRLKDLSGALWDDQNNMIVLEEEHYMGHAKDHPKDVEFLNVPLENYVQMSIIFGNGQATGRFAMGSNEPLGAPADGADSGLGQLDGDAEGVNEVPARGGSVAGGDNSNAPHFNDNVGASSSSGKRKRTPIITEEEGALLTNMTSALHDVASAIRSTAHTEVHPDLYQAVMDLPGFSEDQLDLALAHLCANKSSSLIYIQKNEERRARWVSKFLADHHPDCI
- the LOC121054663 gene encoding protein ALP1-like, whose protein sequence is MAPAFRGRKGVTTQNVLAAVDFDLKFTYILAGWEGSAHDALILTDALERPDGIRVPAGKYYLVDVAYAARPGFLPPYRGCRYHLREYAGGLNPRDKRELFNLRHSSLRVTVERAFGAFKNRFKIVYNKPFHPYKTQVKLVLACCILHNWILQYGNDEFVPLEDGWNPSDDEEDYPDELDQDNRSMVQIRDDLASDMWDNRGSSRV